A stretch of the Mycobacteroides immunogenum genome encodes the following:
- a CDS encoding proteasome assembly chaperone family protein: MTSNEGAEPQPYKPDQSGMYELEFPGPQLASADGRGPVLVHALQGFSDSGHAVKLAAAHLRSTLESELVASFAIDDLLDYRSRRPVMTFKSDHFTEYATPELNLYALKDTKGTPFLLLAGLEPDLKWERFVNAIRLLADQLGVRKTIGLGAIPMAVPHTRPITLTAHGNDRKTLDEHPGWIDEVQVPGSASNLLEFRLAQHGHDVVGFAVHVPHYLAQTDYPEASQRLLEEVARTGDLELPLQELTEAAAKVRNQINEQVEGSEEVAQVVQALERQYDAFVAAQENRSLLARDEELPSGDELAGEFERFLAEQAKFGDDPSGPTPGGPIL; the protein is encoded by the coding sequence ATGACCAGCAATGAGGGCGCAGAGCCACAGCCGTACAAACCGGATCAGAGCGGCATGTACGAGCTGGAATTTCCGGGACCACAGCTGGCATCTGCTGATGGACGCGGTCCGGTGCTCGTGCACGCGCTACAGGGATTCTCCGATTCGGGTCATGCCGTGAAGCTGGCCGCGGCGCATCTGCGCAGCACGCTCGAAAGCGAGCTGGTGGCCTCGTTCGCGATCGATGATCTGCTGGACTACCGATCGCGCCGTCCGGTGATGACGTTCAAGAGCGATCACTTCACCGAGTACGCCACTCCCGAGCTCAACTTGTACGCCCTCAAAGACACCAAGGGCACGCCGTTTCTGCTGCTGGCTGGACTTGAGCCGGATCTGAAGTGGGAGCGCTTCGTCAATGCGATCCGGCTGCTGGCTGACCAGCTCGGTGTGCGCAAGACCATCGGCTTGGGTGCTATTCCGATGGCGGTTCCGCACACCCGCCCGATCACCTTGACCGCGCATGGCAACGATCGCAAGACCCTTGATGAGCACCCGGGCTGGATCGATGAGGTTCAGGTGCCGGGCAGCGCATCCAATCTGCTGGAATTCCGCCTTGCCCAGCACGGGCACGACGTGGTCGGCTTCGCCGTGCATGTACCCCATTACCTGGCCCAGACCGACTACCCGGAGGCCTCGCAGCGCCTGCTGGAGGAGGTCGCCAGGACCGGCGATCTGGAGCTGCCCCTGCAGGAGCTCACTGAGGCGGCCGCCAAGGTGCGCAATCAGATCAATGAGCAGGTCGAAGGCAGCGAGGAAGTGGCCCAGGTGGTGCAGGCGCTGGAACGCCAGTACGACGCCTTTGTGGCCGCCCAGGAGAACCGCTCGTTGCTGGCCCGGGACGAGGAACTGCCCAGCGGCGATGAGCTGGCCGGAGAGTTCGAGCGATTCCTCGCCGAACAGGCCAAGTTCGGCGACGACCCGTCGGGTCCGACGCCGGGAGGCCCGATTCTCTAG
- a CDS encoding alpha/beta fold hydrolase, with product MNPPPRLLRPVPDAERIDGVEDDGGTPSADDTSTRPRLAFRTIHGYRRAFRIAGSGPVLLLIHGIGDNSATWESVHAQLAEHFTVIAPDLLGHGQSDKPRADYSVAAYANGMRDLLAVLDIERVTVVGHSLGGGVAMQFTYQFPHLVERLILVAPGGVTKDVNIVLRCASMPFIGDALGLLRLPLAMPMIRLGGAVARATFGRAGMGRDIPDVLRVLADLPEPTASAAFTRTLRAVVDWRGQVVTMLDRCYLTESVPVQLIWGSDDLVIPVSHGHLAHAAMPGSTLEIFDKSGHFPFHDDPERFIAIVRQFIASTEPGEYDEKELRRLLRTGVTERAIGGAARTRMAVLDAMGTDERSAT from the coding sequence ATGAATCCTCCACCGCGGCTCTTGCGTCCGGTGCCGGATGCCGAGCGCATCGACGGCGTCGAGGACGACGGCGGCACTCCCTCCGCCGACGACACATCGACGCGTCCGCGGCTGGCCTTCCGCACCATCCACGGCTACCGGCGCGCCTTCCGGATCGCGGGATCGGGCCCGGTACTGCTGCTCATCCACGGGATCGGCGATAACTCGGCGACTTGGGAGAGCGTGCACGCGCAGCTCGCCGAGCACTTCACCGTGATCGCACCCGACCTGCTGGGGCATGGACAGTCGGACAAGCCGCGCGCCGACTACTCGGTAGCGGCCTATGCGAACGGCATGCGTGACCTGCTGGCGGTGCTGGACATCGAGCGGGTCACGGTTGTCGGGCATTCGCTGGGTGGTGGTGTGGCGATGCAATTCACCTATCAGTTCCCACACCTGGTCGAGCGGCTCATTCTGGTGGCACCCGGCGGGGTGACCAAGGACGTCAACATCGTGTTGCGTTGTGCGTCCATGCCATTCATCGGTGATGCGCTGGGGCTGTTGCGGCTGCCGTTGGCCATGCCGATGATCCGACTGGGCGGAGCGGTGGCCCGCGCAACATTCGGGCGGGCGGGAATGGGCCGCGATATCCCCGATGTACTGCGCGTACTCGCTGACCTCCCCGAACCCACGGCCTCGGCCGCGTTCACCCGGACACTGCGCGCCGTGGTGGATTGGCGCGGCCAGGTGGTGACCATGCTGGACCGATGTTATTTGACCGAATCTGTTCCTGTTCAGCTGATTTGGGGCAGTGACGATCTGGTGATCCCGGTCAGCCACGGCCACCTCGCGCACGCCGCGATGCCCGGTTCGACGCTGGAGATATTCGACAAATCCGGGCATTTCCCCTTCCATGACGATCCCGAGCGATTCATCGCTATCGTTCGCCAATTCATCGCTTCCACCGAACCCGGCGAGTACGACGAGAAAGAACTGCGCCGATTGCTGCGCACCGGCGTCACCGAACGTGCCATCGGCGGGGCCGCACGCACCCGTATGGCCGTGCTCGATGCCATGGGCACCGACGAGCGCAGCGCCACCTGA
- a CDS encoding PhzF family phenazine biosynthesis protein, whose product MSVDVAVVRVFTDETGNFGNPLGIANGADVAPEERQQVAARLGFSETVFVDLPAEGSNTAHLRIFTPAVELAFAGHPTVGLAWWLRERGTPVNTLQVPAGVLQVSYDDRTWIRARSDWAPETDFHEALSPADVEAADPSDYADELLHCVWAWQDRDASLVRSRVFASDLGVNEDEATGSVAARMTDLLSRDLIINQGKGSQILTQWSPEGWVTIGGRVVADQPLTLD is encoded by the coding sequence ATGAGCGTTGATGTCGCGGTTGTTCGCGTATTCACCGACGAAACGGGCAACTTCGGCAATCCCTTGGGTATCGCCAACGGCGCCGACGTGGCCCCGGAGGAGCGCCAGCAGGTTGCTGCCCGATTGGGGTTCAGCGAAACGGTTTTCGTCGATCTGCCAGCCGAAGGATCCAACACCGCACACCTGCGGATTTTCACTCCGGCAGTAGAGCTTGCCTTCGCCGGGCATCCCACGGTGGGGCTGGCGTGGTGGCTGCGCGAACGTGGCACTCCGGTCAACACCCTGCAAGTTCCCGCGGGAGTGCTGCAGGTGAGCTATGACGACCGGACGTGGATACGGGCCCGGTCCGACTGGGCCCCGGAGACCGATTTCCATGAGGCGCTCTCCCCTGCCGATGTGGAGGCCGCCGACCCCTCCGACTACGCGGACGAACTGCTGCATTGCGTGTGGGCGTGGCAGGACCGCGACGCCAGCCTGGTCCGTTCCCGGGTGTTCGCGTCCGATCTGGGTGTCAACGAGGACGAGGCGACCGGCTCAGTGGCCGCGCGGATGACTGACCTGCTCAGCCGTGACTTGATCATCAATCAGGGCAAGGGGTCGCAGATCCTCACACAGTGGAGCCCCGAGGGCTGGGTGACGATCGGTGGCCGTGTGGTCGCCGATCAGCCGCTCACGTTGGACTAG